CAAGGCCGTGGCCTATGCGCTGTTCAACCTCGAGCCTCGCGGCCAGATTTTTATCGTGCCGGGATGCCCGGTCTACGAGGGCATGATCATCTGCGAGCACAACCGTGAAAACGACATCAACGTCAACCCCTGCAAGGAGAAGAAGCTGACCAACATGCGGGCCGCGGGAAAAGACGACAACGTGATTCTCTCACCGGTCAAAGCGATGACCCTGGAGCGCGCGATTCACTTTATCCGCCGCGACGAGTTGGTGGAGGTGACCCCCCAGAGCATCCGGCTGCGCAAGGCCGTTTTGACGGCCCAGCAGCGCTACCAGCAGCGGGGGGTCCAGCTCAAAAAGGAAAACGGCCTCTGAGCTCCTGGGGGGTCAGCGGCGACGGCCCTTGGGGCCGGCCGCTAAACCGGAAATGGATTGAAATGAAACATCCCATGAGTAAATCATTCCGCGTCTTGATGACGCCGCTCATCCTGGCGGCCGCTATGCTGGCGTCCGCTGCGGCCGCTGCCGTCGACGGCCAGGACGTGGCGACGGTCTTGCGCGATGTGCTGGGGCGCTCGGAAGACAGCCGCAGCCTGTGGGTCGGCTGCGAGCGCATCCATGCCGGCGGCGATCTGGTCCGGTTTTACCGTGAGCGCGGCTTTACCCCGGTCTGGGTCCATTCCGGCGCGCCCAGCCCGCAGGCGCGGGAGTTCGCGCGGGTTCTGGCCGATGCCGGCCGCCACGGCCTGACCCCGGCCGACTATCACTACAGCTGCATCCGCGAATGGCTGGCCTATTTTCGGCGCGGCGGCGGCGACCAGGATCCGGTCAGCGACCGGGCGCTGGCCGGCTTTGACATCGTGATGACCGACGCCTTTATCACCTTTGCCTTCCACCTGGCGGGCGGCAAGGTGGACCCCGAGACCATCTACCCCCAGTGGGTGGCCCGCAAACACTCGCTAGAAGTGATCGAGGTGCTCGCCGCGCTGGACAGCCACGGCAGCGTCGATCAGCTGCTGGCGGCGCTGATGCCTGCGCACCCCGATTACCAGCGGCAGGTGGCCGCGGCCGAAGATCTGCGCCGCATTGTGGATGCCGGCGGCTGGCCCAGCTTGAACCCCGGAAAAACCTTGCAGCGCGACGATTCCGGTCCCGAAGTTTTAAGGCTGCGCGAGCGGCTGGCGATCAGCGGCGATCTCAGGGACCGCGGCCAGCGGGAGGTCGAGTTTGACGCCGTTCTGGCCGGGGCCGTCGCCCGCTTTCAGCGCCGCCACGGGCTGGAGCCGGACGGGGTGGTCGGGCGGGCCACCCTGCGGGCGCTGAACGTCAGCGCCGATCAGCGTCTGCGGCAGCTGCTGCTCAACCTGGAGCGCTGGCGCTGGATCCCCCATGACCTTGGCCGGCGTTACATCCTGGTCAATGCCGCCGATTTTTCGCTGGTGGCGGTCGAGGACGGCGCGCTGCGGCTGGCGATGCGGGTGATCGTGGGCGAAGCCTACCAGAGGACCCCGGTTTTCAGTCGGGAAATGCGCTACTTGGAGATCAACCCGTACTGGAACGTGCCCGACTCGATTGCCGTGGCCGAGTATCTGCCCAAGATCCGTCGGGATCCCGCCTACGTGGCCGCCAACCACTTCCAGCTGCTGGCCGACTGGCGTTCCGACAGCGCCGTCATCGATCCCTTCGGGGTTGACTGGGACGCGGTCTCAGCCGATCGCTTCCCCGGCCGGCTGCGTCAGCTGCCCGGTCCGTGGAACGCCCTCGGGCGCATCAAATTCATGTTTCCCAATCCCTTCAATGTCTACCTGCACGACACCCCCGGGCGCGGCCTTTTCAACCGCCGGCAGCGGGCCCTCAGCCACGGCTGCATCCGGTTGGAAAAGCCCCTGGAGCTTGCGTCCTTCGTGCTGGAGGGGACGCCGGGGTGGGACCTCCCCGCCATCCGGGCGGCGGTCGACGGCGGACTGCGGCAAACGGTGCGCCCGCTGAAAGGCTGCACGGTGCACTTGCTCTACTGGACCGCGTGGGTGGATGCGGACGGAACGGTGAATTTCCGGGAGGACGTCTATGAACGCGACGGGGTGTTGTGGGCGGCGCTGAACCGTGAGCCCCTGGAACAGCTGGGCATCCCCCTGCGGCTGCCCGGTGCGGCCGAGGACTGGGCGCAGGTGGCCGAGTTGCCTACCAGGAGCGAACCGGCCCCACATCGACGTGAATAAAATCGTCGTAGCGGCCGACCCCGCCGGCCTTCAGCCGCTGGGCGGCCTGGTGGATGCTGGTCAGGGGAACGCCCTCCAGGCGAATATCGGCGGCCATGCCCAAGAGGTGGTAGCTCTTCTTGGCCACCTGGCTGCTCTTTTGGCGCAACAGGCGGTTGTAGTCTTCGGAGCGGAACCCCGAGACGAGCTCAAAGCGGCGGCTCTGGGCGCCCAGGCTTTGGCGCAGGCGGTCCAGGAGCAGGTATAGGTCCGGGTCGATGGGGTGCACCTGATTGGTGTGGTGGCAGCGAAAGAAGTGATTCAAGCGCCTGAGGGCTTTGGGTTCGAAGGCGCCGCGGCGGTCGAGGTATCGGATTTTGAGGGCTTCCTCGGTGTGGAGGTTGTAGAGCGCTAGGCGCCCCGAGCAGGATTGCGGCGGCAGGGCCGCGCGGGCCGTCAGGGCCGCAAGGGGTGCCACACTGGTCGCCATCGCGCCGGCGATCAGCATTTTCAGGGCTTTGCGGCGCGTGAGGCCGCCGGGACCGGGTCCAGGTCCTTGATGGACGCAATTCTCCTTGTCTGAATGCATAGGCAAGCTCGCTAACCGGGGATCTTCGGGGTTGGGGGATTTTAAGGAC
The Desulfobacteraceae bacterium genome window above contains:
- a CDS encoding translational GTPase TypA, with protein sequence KAVAYALFNLEPRGQIFIVPGCPVYEGMIICEHNRENDINVNPCKEKKLTNMRAAGKDDNVILSPVKAMTLERAIHFIRRDELVEVTPQSIRLRKAVLTAQQRYQQRGVQLKKENGL
- a CDS encoding L,D-transpeptidase family protein; this translates as MSKSFRVLMTPLILAAAMLASAAAAAVDGQDVATVLRDVLGRSEDSRSLWVGCERIHAGGDLVRFYRERGFTPVWVHSGAPSPQAREFARVLADAGRHGLTPADYHYSCIREWLAYFRRGGGDQDPVSDRALAGFDIVMTDAFITFAFHLAGGKVDPETIYPQWVARKHSLEVIEVLAALDSHGSVDQLLAALMPAHPDYQRQVAAAEDLRRIVDAGGWPSLNPGKTLQRDDSGPEVLRLRERLAISGDLRDRGQREVEFDAVLAGAVARFQRRHGLEPDGVVGRATLRALNVSADQRLRQLLLNLERWRWIPHDLGRRYILVNAADFSLVAVEDGALRLAMRVIVGEAYQRTPVFSREMRYLEINPYWNVPDSIAVAEYLPKIRRDPAYVAANHFQLLADWRSDSAVIDPFGVDWDAVSADRFPGRLRQLPGPWNALGRIKFMFPNPFNVYLHDTPGRGLFNRRQRALSHGCIRLEKPLELASFVLEGTPGWDLPAIRAAVDGGLRQTVRPLKGCTVHLLYWTAWVDADGTVNFREDVYERDGVLWAALNREPLEQLGIPLRLPGAAEDWAQVAELPTRSEPAPHRRE
- a CDS encoding DUF882 domain-containing protein, with product MLIAGAMATSVAPLAALTARAALPPQSCSGRLALYNLHTEEALKIRYLDRRGAFEPKALRRLNHFFRCHHTNQVHPIDPDLYLLLDRLRQSLGAQSRRFELVSGFRSEDYNRLLRQKSSQVAKKSYHLLGMAADIRLEGVPLTSIHQAAQRLKAGGVGRYDDFIHVDVGPVRSW